TAGCTTGAGACCGGGCCTGCGTTAACCCTGAAGGGCCTAGGCTCCACATGGGGGTTCTCGTGAACCTCAGCCTCCACGAGGAATAGGCCTGAGGACCTTGAGCCAACCAGGCAACCCATCCCCGGGGCTAGGAGGTCGCAGGTGTCCACGCATACCCTGGCGCCCCTCCCCAGGGCCTCAACCCTCCCCACAACCCCCTCGACGAGGGATACCCTCATCCTCCCGGGCCTCAGGGTTTCAGCCGCAGACTCCACGTCGCCTGGGCTCGAGGCCTCCAAGAGGACGCCGTCCACCCCGAGCTCCAGGGTCTCCAGGGCGGTCTCAGCCTCCCCGAGGCTGCCGGCCACCGCTATGAGCTTTGAATCCCCCCCATGGGCCTCCGCTATAAGGTTTTCGAGGGGTATGACCTTCCAGTCGGGGCACTCCACGAGGATCATGGGGACGCCCGTCCTGGCGTACTCCAACGCCTTCAACTCGTCGCCGCGGCCCCTAACGGTGACCTTAACCGCTCCGAGGGTTTCAGCCTCCGATGGCTCGCCGGTGATCCTGGATCCAGCCCTGGAGGGTTTCAGGAGCTGGATCCCCCCACTCCCCTCCACGAGGATCCCCGCAACCCCCGCCTCCACGGCCGCATGGACGTCCCCGGGGTCCACCATGACCCCGTCGCATAGCTCGCCGCACCTAGCCAGTATTGACCTCTTCAGGGTTTTATCCAAGCCCCCCGGGATTTTTATCCAGAGCTGCTTATCCAAGGTTTATCTCCCCCCGGGGTTTAGGCTTCGCCTAGGAGTTTAAGCCCCTGCTCCACCGTGGCTCCCCGGTGGACCAGGGATGCAAGGGCCGCCGCCATCCTATCCGGGTGGCTGTGCTGGAACACGTTCCTCCCTATGGAGACCCCGGCGCCGCCCGCCTTCAGGGAATCGTAAACCATCTGCAGTAGGCCCTCTACCGTGGAGGCTTTCGGCCCCCCCGCGATTATGACAGGTACGGGACATGACTCCACCACCATCCGGAAGGACTCCACGTCCCCCGTATAGTTGGTTTTGACTATGTCGGCTCCGAGCTCGGCTCCAAGCCGGGCCGCGTGGGCGACGGCCTCAGGGTCGTGTTCGCTGGAGATCTTGGGGCCCCGGGGGTACATCATGGCTAGGAGGGGGACACCGTACTCGTCGCATTCACCCGCCACTGAGCCGAGCATGGAGAGCATCCGGTTCTCATGTTCAGCCCCCACGTTTATGTGAACCGAGACCGCGTCGCAGCCCAGCTTCAAGGCTTCCTTCACGCCGCCCACGGCCACTTTCCAGTTGGGCTTTTCGGAGAGGCTCGTCGAGGCCGATAGATGGATTATGAGTCCGATCGACCCGGTATCCAGGGCCTTGGCTATACCCTTATGGACGACGATGGCGTCGCATCCTCCCTCGCCCACCAGCCTTATGGTCTCAGCGATCCTGTCGAGGCCCTTTATGGGCCCGCTGGATACGCCGTGGTCCATGGGGACCACGACGGTGCGACCGTCGGGCATTATCCTCCTAAGCCTACGCTTCTTACCATCCAACCCAACATTCAACTCCACATCGATCTATATGTAACCTTTAGCGTGGAGGAGCTCGCCTATCAGGACGGCGCATCCAGCTGCACCCCTGATCGTGTTGTGGCCTAGGACTATGTACTTCAACCCTTCTAACGCGTGGTCCCTCCTAACCCTCCCCACCACCACGGACATTCCACGCCCCTCCATCCTATCCAGCCGGGGCTGGGGCCTATCCTCCTCGTATCTGACCAGTATGGGCTTCTCGGGGGCGGTGGGTAGGCGGAGCCTCTGGGGCTCCCCCCTGAAGGATTCGAAGGCTTTGACCGCCTCCCCCGGCTCAGCCCCCTCCACCGTCTCGGCGAAGACGGCCTCCAGGTGGCCGTCTATCGTGGATACCCTGTGGCAGCTGGCGCTCACCTTGAAGTCCGCTAGACCGCCCTTCGGGCCCAGTATCTTCCTCGTCTCCACCTCAACCTTATCCTCTTCCTTGGCTATGTAGGGTATCACGTTGTCCACTATGTCCAGGGCTGCCACGCCCGGATATCCCGCGCCTGAGATGGCTTGCATGGAGGAGACTAGGACCCTCCTGAGGCCGAACCCGTCCATTAAGGGTTTAAGGGAGAGGGTTAAGACGGCGGTGGTGCAGTTGGGGTTCGTGACTATGGCTCCATCCCATCCCATGTGGATGCGCTGCTCCTCTATGAGGGAGAGGTGGTCTGCGTTGGCTTCAGGGTTCATCACGGGGACGTAGGGGTCCATCCTATGGGAGGCGGCGTTGGATACCACTATCTTGCCAGCCCTGGCGAACCTCTCCTCGATCGGGCCGGCTACATCGGATGGGAGGGCTGAGAACACCAGGGGTACGTCCTTAAACTCCCGGGGCTCCGGATTCGCGACCACCATCTCGGATAAGCCTTCGGGCATCCCCCCATCCAGTCTCCACCGGGCAGCCACCCTGTAGGGCTTCCTCACGCTCCTCTCGGAGGCTGCTAAACCGGCCACCTCGAACCAGGGGTGACCGTCTAGGAGCTGGATGAACCTCTGCCCCACCAGCCCTGTGGCCCCCAGCACGGCTACGCTTACCCGGGTCAAATCAACTCCTCCACTCCACTTCAAGGATGTTGATCCTGTTCATGGTCCAGAGACTCCTTTATGAGTTGGACGGCCTCATCTCGCTTCTCCCAGTCCACGAGGGTGGATATGCTTGAGGCCACCGTGAACATCCCGAATATGTTTACGCCCCTGTCCCTTAACGGGTTCGAGATCCTCCCTATGATCCCCGGGGTATCCTCCAAGCCTACGCCTTCAACCCTTATTAGGGCGATGGATCGGCGGGCCGCCATGGCTACAGCACCTCCAGCCCTGGATACTATCCTGTGGATCCTCTTCAAGGCCTTACCGTCAGGCGAGGAGAGGTAGAGTATCAGGGAGTTCTCATCCGATGAGACCCCTAGGATCCTCCCCGAACTTGAGGCGGCCCTTAGGAGCCTGTAGACCAGCTGGGGGTTTGAGGATAACCCTCGACCCACGACGGTCACCATGTCTATGGGCTCATGGAACCCCAGCTTGGCCTCCAGCTCCCCGGGGAACTCGCCCCTTATCAGGGTTCCCCCGGCCTCCAAGGTGCCCCTCCTATAGTTTAGGACCCTCACGTTCACGTCCCTAGGCTTATATCTCAAGGCCTTCTTATGGATGAACTTGGTCCCGGAGTCCGCCAGCCCAGCCAGCTCCCTCGCGGATATCTCAGGTAGGGGCTTGGCCTCGCCGACGATTTTAGGGTCGGCCGTCATTATCCCATCCACATCTGTGACCAGGATGACCTCCCCCGCCCCCAGGTACCGGGCTAGGATGAAGGCGGTGGTGTCGCTTCCACCCCGGCCTATGGTGGTTATCCTGCCGTCGAGGGTCTTACCTATGAACCCGGGTATCACGGGGACAGCCCCCCTATCCAGGAGCGGGGCTACGTGATCCCTTATCCTCAGGCCGCACTCCGGGAGTATGGGCTCCGCATCCCCGAACCTTTCATCGGTGATTATAGGCCAATCCTCGTCCTCAGGGTCGAAGTACCTCGCCTCAACCCCCATGGACCTCAAAACCGTCGTGAGCAGCCTGGCGCTCGTGCGTTCACCCATGGAGAGGAGGTCGTCCAGCTCCGAGACCCCCGGGTTCACACCGTTCAAGGCCTCGCTGGCTATCCTCATGAGGTCGTCCGTGGTGCGCCCCATGGCTGAGACCACCACGGCCACCCTCTTGCCCCTCTTCAAGGCCTCGAGGATCATGTTGGCCGCGTTTGAGACCCTGGCTCCATCCGCTAGGCTGGACCCCCCATATTTCACCACAAGCCGTGCATCATCCCGAACTTTAAACTCTGACATAACTAAGACCTCCTGAAGGGGAGCCGGGGATTCCAAGCCGGAACTCTGAATCCTACCGGCTCAACCCTCAAAGAAATAATAGCAATAGAAGAAGTAGAAGTAGGGATAGTGGAAGGTACAGCTTATCCCCTGGGGATTAGACGATCCTCCATGGATGGTTGTGTTCGAGTCCCCTGACCGATCGAACATGGTCATTTGAAGCCCTTCCATATCCCTACGCTAGGACACTTATCCAGTGATCCACATAATCATTATTTAAGCTTATCGCTTAAGGGGAGGACCTAAACCGGTGAGTCAACCCGTCACGTCCATGGCTTCCAAAGTTTCCATCTAGCCCGTTAAGGCGGTACGGGCGAGGCCCCGACCCCTTACCCCCATCGCCACCCTAAAGAGCTTTCAAGCTGATGAGAAGAGAGGCTTGGAGGCCACGGATCCCCGGCATGAGGTGGATTCCCCAAGCTATTTGGAGGCGGATGCCCCTCAACCCTCGCGTACTCCACGTATTCCTTGAAGTTCCACCCAGGCTTCTCCTCGTATCGTAATCCGAGCTTGGCGTAGAACCTCCTAGCCATGAATTTCAGTAGGACCTCGGCCCCAGCCCCCAGCATATCCCTCAATGCTTCGGCGAACTCCCCAGGCCTATCCGGGATCTCATCCCTCGCAACCGAGTAGCGTTTATCCATGTGCCGGTATACGGCCTCGCGGACGGACCTGCCCAAGGCGAGCAACCCCTCATCCACAGCCTCCAGCAAAGCCTTACGGAGGATGCCCCTAGGCGGGCTGGAGGCCTCATCCCTCAAACCTTCCCCACCCCTCCCGGTTAAACTATCGGGGTGAGCCTGGGCGTCGGATAACCCTTCGAAGCATCATCCATCTCCACGGCGTAGAGGCCGGTTCTAGGCTTCACCCCATACACGAGCGGACAGCCGTGCTCCCTTACAAGGCGTACGTAAATGTCGGCTATCGGGCTCAACTTGACGGCTAAGTCCCTATATCCGGCTTTAACTATGGCTACGATCAATGCTTCAGCCTTCCTGGCGATTGTAGCGCTCAAATTCAAGATTTTCTCGCAGTTTCTCTCACCATACAAGGTTATCAAGGTGTCAACGCCGAAGATTAATAGATTCGGCTTACCTGTCTCGGCGCTGAGCTCCCCCGCCGCCTTAACGAGCTTGCCTAGATCATCCCTCCAATCCCTGCCCTCCAGAGCGATCACGTACGGCAGCTCATCCACGGGCATGAGGCCCCTCGCCTCGATTATCCTTATGAAGCGGTTGAAATCGTCCTTGGATGCCCCGTAGGCTTCCCCGACTTTCCTCAGAACTTTAGCGTCAACTCCGCTGCTCGGAACCACTATTACACCCCCTCCCCGGAAAGCGAATTGGGGAGCCATCGGACCCAGGAACAGGTGATACTCAAGCGTGGAAACGTTCTCATCCACCTCTAGAAGCATGGATCCTCCCCTTGGGATCCCGCCCCCAAGCATCTCATCGAAGTCCTCGGAGCCCGTCGAGTATCTTCCAGGCGGATCCGGGATCGGCTGGAATCGTCTAGGCTTTTCAATCGGCTTAGGCTTGAACGGTGGGAAGACCTTGAAACCCTTTTCGAGTGTATAGGCCAGTTTACGCTCACTCAGCCTGGTTCCCCTGAGCTTGAAGATCTCCAAGTCCCTGAACAATCGTCCATCCAGCTCGCCCACTCTAAGCCTCAACACGCCGTCGGCCACGAACTCCTCCATGCCCAATCCGATCCTAGATTCGCCTAAAGGCACCTCCTCGACCATTATGGTTGTGCAGTCCAATCCCCTCACGATTCTCCCCAAAACCGTGTTGAGGACTATCCTGACTTCCACAGGCTCTTTATAGGCTTGAGCCAACGCTGGGAAGCTGTCTACGACGAGCCTCTCCGCCTTCAGGGCTTCAACCTCGCCTAGGATCGACTCCAGGAGCGTGGATAAGCCCTCCTCCCTCAAAGCGGTGAAATCTAAGATCTTAAGCTTGCCCTCGGCCTCCAGCCCTGCGAGGTCCACTCCTAAATGCCGGGGGAGGTTCTCGATGAGCGTATCCCTCGGCTCGGCGAAGCCGGCGTATACGCCGGGCTCACCAAGCTCCGCACCCCTAACCAGGAAGCCCATGGAGAAGACGGTCTTACCCGTGCCCGGCTCCCCAGCCAGGAGGATCAGGCTGCCCCTTGGGAAGCCCCCCTCCAAGACCCCGTCCAAGCCCTCGAAGCCGGATCTAACCCTCCCAGCCAATCTAGAAGACTCCTATAATATAATAACCATGTCGAACACCAAATAGTTTTAATTGGTTTCGGGAGATAAATTTTTTCATGGAATGAGGATTTATGGTGACAAATACTGATTGGGAACTCCTCGCATCCGAGGTGGGTGAGGGCCTATCTATGGCCTAAGCGGCCATAGATAGGTCATCTTACTTCGCCTGATGCTTCAATCGATGTATCCCCTCTCCTTCAGCTCTTTCCTGTTGACTATATGAAGGGGTTCCTCTCCTTTCAGGGCTCTTATAACTTCTTGGGCGGCTTTCTGGAGTAGATCCGTGAAGCTTTCCTCTGAGAACCATGCTATGTGGGGGGTGAGGATCACGTTCTCCATCTTCAGCAGTGGGTCGTCCCTGTCCGGGGGCTCCGAGGCTAGGACGTCCAGGGCTGCGCCGGATATCCAGCCCCTCCTCAGGGCCTCCGTTAAGGCCTTCTGATCCACCACCGGGCCCCTCGAAGTGTTTATGAGTATGGCTGTGGGCTTCATGAGCCTGAGCCGCCCTTCATCTATCATGTGCCTGGTCTCATCGGTTAGGGGTGTGTGGAGGGTTACGATATCCGAGGTTTTTAGAAGGCTCTCCAGTCCTACAGGGGTTACGTGGAGCCTCCTGAACTCCTCCTCGGCCACGTATGGGTCGTAGGCGACCACCTTCATCCCGAAGGCTCCCATGGCCTTGGAGGCCACCTGCCTCCCGATCCTGCCGAAGCCCACCACTCCGAGGGTCAGCCTGTATAGGGGTGGTAGGGGCCTATAATCGGCCCAGCTCCTCCACCGTCCGGACCTTACGAGCCTATTGTATTGAGGTATCCTCCTTAGGAGGGAGGCCATCAAGGCTAGGGTGTGGTCGGCTACCTCGGATCCCCCGAAGTCCGGGATGTTCACCACCATTATCCCCCTCTCGGAGGCGGCGGATACGTCTATGTTATCGTAGCCGACCCCATGGCGGACTATAACCTTGGCTCTATCCAGGGATTGGATTACCCGGCGGGTGATGGGAGCGAAGGTGGTTAGAATCCCATCGGCCCCCCGGCATGCCTTCACGACCTCCTCTTCATCCTTACACTGGTAGACCTTAAAGCTGAACCCTGAGGATTCAAGGATCCCCCTCTCGACTTCTATGCTGGGGTAGACGTGATCGGTGACAACGACCCTAGGCCTCGTCAAATCCTATGATCCATCCCCCTAGCCGCCTTCGATCAAGGTTATCATGGGGTTTTATCTCCCTTTAAATCCTCTCCTTCTAACCGGCTGGCTCATCATCTCTCATAGATACGTCGATGAGCGAGCCTATTGAGGGTTCTGCCCCGTCGAGCCCCGATGGGTCAGGTATACGCCGGATACGACGAGTATGCCTCCCGCCGCCAGGTTTAACGTGAAGGGCTCGTTCAGGATTATGCGGCCCCCCAGGATGGCTACCAGGGTGGTCAGGTATATGTAGTTGCCCACCATGGAGGCCTCCCCCATCTTTAGGAGTTTGAACCATATAGTGTAGCCTAGGGTTGTCGAGCATATCCCCAGGAATAGGATGGGAATCCATCCCGTGGGGGGGAGGCTTGCGGCCTCGAGGATCACGGATTTGGAGGCTATGGGGGTTAGGAGGAGGAGGCCGAACAGCTGGGCGTAGCCTGTGAGGACCGCGGGCTCCCCCTCCTTCAAGTATAGTTTTCCCAGGACGGTGTATAAGGCTGAGGTTATGGGCGCCGGCAGTATCGCTAAAACTCTTATGGGGTTCCCTGAGGCTTGGAGGCTTGGGGTTATCATGACGGCTAATCCCAGGAGGCCGGAGGCGGTTCCTACGACCTTTAATATCGTAAGCTTCTCCCCCAGCACAGCCCTGGAGAGGAGGGTTATGAACACAGGCGAAGAGGCTACCACGAGGCCCGCAATGCCAGCAGCTGTCCCAGTCTCGCCCAGGTTAAGGCTGAGGTGATAAACTGTGAACCCTGTAAAACCCAGCAGGGCAACCCTGGGTACGAGGCGTAAAGGTATGGGGGCCCCCCTGTAGAGGAGGTATAGGGCGAACAGGATGGAGGCCACCGAGAACCTCAGGAAGGTGAGTGAGACGGGTGAGAGGTAGATGAGGCTCATCTTGATGGCTACGAAGGCTAAACCCCAGGAGAGGCATAGAACCAGGAGCAGGATTAAACCGGTGAAGCGTCCAGACCAGCCCAAAGCCTAAACCCCGGAGACGTGAAGGATCCTTGAAAGGTTAAGCCTCTACTCTGGTGGGAACCCTCTTAAAAGGGCTTCCATCTAGGAGCCGGAGATCCTCCATGGATGCGTAACGGATGGCGGGCTTTAACTATCTCCCTGGATGATGCGGTGGATGGCCCCTCAAAGGCCATCGATCAGGACTCCTCAGATCTAAATTTAACCTGAATGTAAGTTTAAAAAATCCTTTATGGAAAAATTTAAGACGCCTCAATTCCCCAATATAACTAATAATTCCATTATAGGTAGGGAATGGAATAGGATCAGGTTCAGTCGGCTCAGCGATTTTATGGGGGGCCATCTCATGGATTTGAAGATGGAGAGGCGGGAGCTCCTAGGGAAGCTCATATCGTCGCAGGTGCACGTGGAGTTGTTAACAGCGTTCCATTCGAACCCCTCCTTGATGGAGAGCCTGGAGGGCTTGGCAGCCATGATTGGGAGGAGCCGTGAGGAGGTGGAGGGGGCTTTGGAGGAGCTTAAGAGGCTGGGTCTGATAGAGGAGCATAGGTATTATAAGTTGAACGTGGGGAGGGATAGGGAGCTCCAGGCCATGCTGGTGGAGCCCTACGGTGGCTTGGATGAGGCGGTCGCGGCTGAGCCTAGGGAGACCTTCAAGTCCGGCGTGGAGGTTGTAGATAGGCTCCTCCCCGACGGTATACCCTTGCCTTCATCCATCCTCATCTTGAGCGACCCTGGGGCTGGAGGGGAGGTGCTGGGCTTCCAATTGGCGGGCGAGGCGCTTAGAAACGGGAGGAGGCTCCTCTATTTGGCGGTGGATAGGAGCCCCAGGGACGTCAAGAGGTTCATGAGGCAGCTGGGATACGATGTGGACCTCCACCATCGGGATAGGAGGCTCATATTCCTGGACTGCTACTCCCCCCAGATAGGGGTGGAGAGCAGCGAGGAGTACTCGGAGAGCCCGTTCAATTTCCCAAACCTAGCCATGACCCTGGCGGGCATAATCAGGGATCTAGGGGTTAAGCCCGGGGAACTTGTGGTGATACTCCATTCGCTCACCAGCATCTTAAGCGGCTCAGAGTTTCGACCAGCCCTAGAGTTCTACAGGAACATCTCAGGTAAACTTAACAGCTTGGGGGCTGCGACCTTCACCCACCTCAACAGGATGGCTTTCCCGGCGGCTGTGATAGCGGCGGTGGAGGATGTGGCCGACGGCGTGATGGAGTTGAAGACCGAGGAGGCCCCGGAGGGCATAAGATACCATATGCGGATCCCGAAGATGATACTTACGAGGCATGAGACCAGGTGGAGGCCGTACAGGATAGACGTGGAGAAGGGTGTAATCCCGTAGCTGATTGATTGGGATCCTCAGGTTCCATGCGCCCATGGACCCTTCGATTTGCTCATAAGTCTTTATATATTTATATCCTTTTCGAGCCGGAGTTGACAGCTCCCAGGCATAGACTTTTAAAAGCGGACAACCCTAAGGAAATAAACGTGGAGGAGAGGGAGGCATCGGTTTGAAGAGAGAGAGGCCTTCAACCGCCCGCATAATAGCTACGATGGCCGTCGCGTCAGCGGTCACCGGGATAGGCTTCCTCTTGACAGCGCCTATACCCTTAATTCCGGGAGCTATCCACTGGAGGGTGCTCGCGTTCCTCCCATGCGTCTTCGGCATCCTGCTAGGCCCGTACACCGGATTCGTCTCAGGCGCCGTTGGAAACACCCTGTGGGCTGTCCTAGGAGGATACTTCAACCTGGCCACGCCCATATTCGACCTCATCGGCGTAGGCCTCACCGGGTATATCCCAGGAGCCCTGGTCAAGCCTGAGGAGTGTAAGACGGGGAGGGGTGCCGCCAAGGCCGCGGTGATATCGGGGATAGCAGGCCTGATAATGGTCCCAATAGTAGCGGTGGGCTTCCAGCTGGTGGGGGTTGCACCCTTCTGGCCGGCGGTCTACATGCTCATCCTAAGCGATCTACCGCCCATAATCGTTGGTACTCCGATCATAACGAGGGTTCTACTTCCGGTCCTCGAGGCCAGAGGGGTGACAAAGAGGAGGTTCTAATCCTAATCCTTTAAGCCAACGCCGGGGTAACTGGAGATCGAGGCGCGAGGGGCAGCGGGCGTATAGTCTCATGAGGGCCATAAACGTAAACCATCTTTTTATTAAGTATTATGCTGCTCAGGATTATACCTTAAGGGATGTGAACCTCTCAGTGGATGAGGGAAGTCTCACCCTGATCACGGGCCCGAGCAGCAGCGGGAAGACGACCCTCCTATACGCCCTCTCAGGGGTTATACCCCACTGCGTTGACGTGGAATCCTACGAGGGCTCCGTGGAGATCAGAGGGAAGACTGTCTCGGAGACGTCCTTCCCGGAGCTCGTCAGCGAGATAGGGATAGTCCTCCAG
This region of Candidatus Bathyarchaeota archaeon genomic DNA includes:
- a CDS encoding ECF transporter S component, whose amino-acid sequence is MAVASAVTGIGFLLTAPIPLIPGAIHWRVLAFLPCVFGILLGPYTGFVSGAVGNTLWAVLGGYFNLATPIFDLIGVGLTGYIPGALVKPEECKTGRGAAKAAVISGIAGLIMVPIVAVGFQLVGVAPFWPAVYMLILSDLPPIIVGTPIITRVLLPVLEARGVTKRRF
- a CDS encoding C-terminal binding protein; protein product: MTRPRVVVTDHVYPSIEVERGILESSGFSFKVYQCKDEEEVVKACRGADGILTTFAPITRRVIQSLDRAKVIVRHGVGYDNIDVSAASERGIMVVNIPDFGGSEVADHTLALMASLLRRIPQYNRLVRSGRWRSWADYRPLPPLYRLTLGVVGFGRIGRQVASKAMGAFGMKVVAYDPYVAEEEFRRLHVTPVGLESLLKTSDIVTLHTPLTDETRHMIDEGRLRLMKPTAILINTSRGPVVDQKALTEALRRGWISGAALDVLASEPPDRDDPLLKMENVILTPHIAWFSEESFTDLLQKAAQEVIRALKGEEPLHIVNRKELKERGYID
- a CDS encoding 3-dehydroquinate synthase II (catalyzes the formation of 3-dehydroquinate from 3-deoxy-aribino-heptulonate 7-phosphate): MDKQLWIKIPGGLDKTLKRSILARCGELCDGVMVDPGDVHAAVEAGVAGILVEGSGGIQLLKPSRAGSRITGEPSEAETLGAVKVTVRGRGDELKALEYARTGVPMILVECPDWKVIPLENLIAEAHGGDSKLIAVAGSLGEAETALETLELGVDGVLLEASSPGDVESAAETLRPGRMRVSLVEGVVGRVEALGRGARVCVDTCDLLAPGMGCLVGSRSSGLFLVEAEVHENPHVEPRPFRVNAGPVSSYILAPGGRTQYLSELKAGGRILIVDREGCAKSSIIGRVKIEVRPLLLIEAVEGDETYKVILQNAETIRLVTPDGSKSVSELKPGDKVLLHREEGGRHFGAYVPGETIIER
- a CDS encoding aspartate kinase yields the protein MSEFKVRDDARLVVKYGGSSLADGARVSNAANMILEALKRGKRVAVVVSAMGRTTDDLMRIASEALNGVNPGVSELDDLLSMGERTSARLLTTVLRSMGVEARYFDPEDEDWPIITDERFGDAEPILPECGLRIRDHVAPLLDRGAVPVIPGFIGKTLDGRITTIGRGGSDTTAFILARYLGAGEVILVTDVDGIMTADPKIVGEAKPLPEISARELAGLADSGTKFIHKKALRYKPRDVNVRVLNYRRGTLEAGGTLIRGEFPGELEAKLGFHEPIDMVTVVGRGLSSNPQLVYRLLRAASSSGRILGVSSDENSLILYLSSPDGKALKRIHRIVSRAGGAVAMAARRSIALIRVEGVGLEDTPGIIGRISNPLRDRGVNIFGMFTVASSISTLVDWEKRDEAVQLIKESLDHEQDQHP
- a CDS encoding 2-amino-3,7-dideoxy-D-threo-hept-6-ulosonate synthase, which gives rise to MDVELNVGLDGKKRRLRRIMPDGRTVVVPMDHGVSSGPIKGLDRIAETIRLVGEGGCDAIVVHKGIAKALDTGSIGLIIHLSASTSLSEKPNWKVAVGGVKEALKLGCDAVSVHINVGAEHENRMLSMLGSVAGECDEYGVPLLAMMYPRGPKISSEHDPEAVAHAARLGAELGADIVKTNYTGDVESFRMVVESCPVPVIIAGGPKASTVEGLLQMVYDSLKAGGAGVSIGRNVFQHSHPDRMAAALASLVHRGATVEQGLKLLGEA
- the asd gene encoding aspartate-semialdehyde dehydrogenase, with the protein product MTRVSVAVLGATGLVGQRFIQLLDGHPWFEVAGLAASERSVRKPYRVAARWRLDGGMPEGLSEMVVANPEPREFKDVPLVFSALPSDVAGPIEERFARAGKIVVSNAASHRMDPYVPVMNPEANADHLSLIEEQRIHMGWDGAIVTNPNCTTAVLTLSLKPLMDGFGLRRVLVSSMQAISGAGYPGVAALDIVDNVIPYIAKEEDKVEVETRKILGPKGGLADFKVSASCHRVSTIDGHLEAVFAETVEGAEPGEAVKAFESFRGEPQRLRLPTAPEKPILVRYEEDRPQPRLDRMEGRGMSVVVGRVRRDHALEGLKYIVLGHNTIRGAAGCAVLIGELLHAKGYI
- a CDS encoding DMT family transporter; this encodes MGWSGRFTGLILLLVLCLSWGLAFVAIKMSLIYLSPVSLTFLRFSVASILFALYLLYRGAPIPLRLVPRVALLGFTGFTVYHLSLNLGETGTAAGIAGLVVASSPVFITLLSRAVLGEKLTILKVVGTASGLLGLAVMITPSLQASGNPIRVLAILPAPITSALYTVLGKLYLKEGEPAVLTGYAQLFGLLLLTPIASKSVILEAASLPPTGWIPILFLGICSTTLGYTIWFKLLKMGEASMVGNYIYLTTLVAILGGRIILNEPFTLNLAAGGILVVSGVYLTHRGSTGQNPQ